The following proteins come from a genomic window of Amphiura filiformis chromosome 16, Afil_fr2py, whole genome shotgun sequence:
- the LOC140135428 gene encoding tubulin beta-4 chain-like, producing MREIVHIQAGQCGNQIGAKFWEVISDEHGIDPTGAYVGDNDLQLERINVYYTEATGGKYVPRAVLVDLEPGTMDSVRAGPFGQIFRPDNFVFGQSGAGNNWAKGHYTEGAELVDSVLDVVRKEAESCDCLQGFQMTHSLGGGTGSGMGTLLISKIREEYPDRIMNTFSVVPSPKVSDTVVEPYNATLSVHQLVENTDETFCIDNEALYDICFRTLKLTTPTYGDLNHLVSVTMSGVTTCLRFPGQLNADLRKLAVNMVPFPRLHFFMPGFAPLTSRGSQQYRALTVPELTQQMFDSKNMMAACDPRHGRYLTVAAIFRGRMSMKEVDEQMLNVQNKNSSYFVEWIPNNVKTAVCDIPPRGLKMSATFIGNSTAIQELFKRISEQFTAMFRRKAFLHWYTGEGMDEMEFTEAESNMNDLVSEYQQYQDATADEEGEFDEDAGEEEEGEQEA from the exons ATGCGCGAAATCGTTCACATCCAAGCCGGCCAGTGTGGCAACCAAATCGGTGCTAAG TTTTGGGAGGTAATCTCAGACGAGCACGGCATCGACCCCACTGGCGCATATGTCGGCGACAATGACCTGCAGCTGGAACGAATCAACGTCTATTACACAGAGGCAACAGGTGGAAAATATGTCCCCCGTGCCGTCCTTGTGGATCTGGAGCCTGGCACTATGGACTCCGTGCGCGCAGGACCTTTTGGACAAATCTTCAGACCTGACAACTTTGTGTTTGGACAGAGTGGTGCTGGAAACAACTGGGCCAAAGGACATTACACAGAGGGTGCAGAATTGGTAGACTCTGTATTGGATGTTGTGCGCAAGGAAGCTGAGAGCTGTGACTGTTTGCAG GGCTTCCAAATGACACATTCCCTTGGAGGTGGCACCGGCTCCGGTATGGGCACACTACTCATCAGTAAGATCCGTGAGGAATATCCAGACCGCATCATGAACACCTTCAGCGTCGTCCCATCACCCAAAGTATCAGACACTGTCGTCGAACCATACAATGCTACTCTTTCCGTTCACCAGCTTGTAGAAAACACAGACGAAACCTTCTGCATTGACAACGAAGCCCTCTATGACATCTGCTTCCGTACCCTGAAATTGACCACACCAACATACGGCGACTTGAACCATCTTGTTTCCGTCACCATGAGCGGCGTGACCACCTGTTTAAGATTCCCAGGTCAACTGAATGCTGATCTCCGCAAGCTTGCTGTCAACATGGTGCCATTCCCCCGTCTCCACTTCTTCATGCCTGGCTTTGCTCCTCTGACCAGCCGTGGTAGCCAGCAATATCGTGCCCTGACCGTTCCAGAGCTGACCCAGCAGATGTTTGATTCCAAGAACATGATGGCTGCATGCGATCCTCGTCATGGACGCTACCTCACCGTTGCTGCCATCTTCCGTGGTCGCATGTCCATGAAGGAGGTTGATGAGCAGATGCTGAATGTCCAGAACAAGAACAGCAGCTACTTCGTAGAATGGATCCCCAACAACGTGAAGACCGCTGTCTGCGACATTCCACCTCGTGGCCTCAAGATGTCGGCAACTTTCATTGGCAACAGCACCGCCATCCAGGAGCTCTTCAAGCGTATCTCTGAGCAGTTCACCGCTATGTTCCGTCGTAAGGCTTTCTTGCATTGGTACACTGGTGAAGGTATGGATGAGATGGAGTTCACCGAGGCTGAGAGCAACATGAATGACTTGGTATCTGAGTACCAACAATACCAGGATGCAACAGCAGATGAAGAAGGAGAATTTGACGAAGATGCAggggaagaagaagaaggcgaACAAGAGGCTTAG